A portion of the Desulfotignum phosphitoxidans DSM 13687 genome contains these proteins:
- a CDS encoding thiamine pyrophosphate-dependent enzyme: protein MNSFLNTSRPPVFCPGCTHERITKSLDAALIKMGIPDHKTVIVTDIGCSGLFDTFFNVHALHGVHGRALTYAAGLKLADPSLNVIVTMGDGGMGIGGAHVLSACRKNMDLTLIILNNFNFGMTGGQYSATTPSDAVVGSEFLNQAEIPMDICGVVESAGASYVSRISGMDDGLSDELVSAMKHKGFSVVETLGLCTGRYTKRNQLTPKVIDQMIEQRPSPGGVIEKNQRPEYGDRYRQLAKEKGKFPDPFVVKKQFDMPDARRHEVVILGSAGMRIVTAGDMVCFAGISGGLNVSIKNDYNITVLRGQSVSEILLSPEKIGYTGIESPTVVLALSDEGVARRQKIFATLSPDTYVLKEASVAIPDTPAQVEEIDFKAMKIKKTDWALASLAVLAKHEIVLNKDMLVFALKSRFNEKVFNLSMETVNKIL, encoded by the coding sequence ATGAATAGCTTTTTAAATACCAGCCGACCCCCGGTATTCTGCCCGGGCTGCACCCATGAACGCATTACCAAAAGCCTGGATGCTGCGCTGATAAAGATGGGCATCCCGGATCATAAAACCGTGATCGTCACCGATATCGGGTGTTCCGGTCTGTTTGACACGTTTTTCAATGTCCATGCCCTGCACGGGGTTCATGGCCGGGCATTGACCTATGCCGCCGGCCTGAAACTGGCTGATCCGTCCCTGAACGTCATCGTGACCATGGGAGACGGCGGCATGGGTATCGGCGGCGCCCATGTGCTGTCCGCCTGCCGGAAAAACATGGATTTGACCCTGATCATTTTGAACAACTTCAACTTCGGCATGACCGGGGGCCAGTATTCGGCCACAACACCCAGTGATGCCGTGGTGGGATCCGAATTTCTCAACCAGGCGGAAATTCCCATGGACATCTGCGGTGTGGTGGAAAGTGCCGGTGCCAGCTATGTGTCCCGGATCTCCGGGATGGATGACGGACTGTCCGATGAACTGGTCTCAGCCATGAAACACAAGGGATTTTCTGTTGTGGAAACTTTGGGCCTGTGCACGGGCCGGTACACCAAACGCAATCAGCTCACTCCCAAAGTGATCGACCAGATGATCGAACAAAGACCGTCTCCGGGCGGGGTGATCGAGAAAAACCAGCGGCCCGAATATGGAGACAGATACCGGCAGCTGGCAAAGGAAAAAGGCAAATTCCCCGACCCCTTTGTGGTCAAAAAGCAGTTTGACATGCCCGATGCCAGACGGCACGAGGTGGTGATTCTGGGATCGGCCGGCATGCGCATCGTCACTGCCGGGGATATGGTCTGTTTTGCCGGAATCTCCGGCGGGCTGAACGTGTCCATTAAAAATGATTACAACATCACCGTGCTCAGGGGCCAGTCCGTCTCGGAAATCCTGCTGTCCCCGGAAAAAATCGGATACACCGGCATCGAATCCCCCACTGTGGTGCTGGCTTTAAGTGATGAAGGCGTGGCCCGGCGGCAAAAGATTTTTGCCACCCTGTCCCCGGATACCTATGTGCTCAAGGAAGCCAGCGTGGCCATTCCCGACACCCCGGCACAGGTGGAAGAGATCGATTTCAAGGCCATGAAAATCAAAAAGACCGACTGGGCTCTGGCCTCTCTGGCCGTGCTGGCAAAACATGAAATCGTGCTCAACAAAGATATGCTTGTCTTTGCCTTAAAATCCCGGTTTAATGAAAAAGTGTTCAACTTGTCCATGGAAACCGTGAATAAAATTTTGTAA
- a CDS encoding PPC domain-containing DNA-binding protein: MKYSQAQPGRVFVIRLEDGEVIHEVIETFARNQGVRAASLVVLGGADKGSELVTGPKQGRRFPVTPQTHVLEEVHEVTGTGTLFPDETGNPVLHMHLACGRGDTTVTGCIRKGVKVWQMMEVILYELTGAGGVRKKDEVTGFAMLVP; this comes from the coding sequence ATGAAATATTCACAGGCACAGCCGGGCCGGGTCTTTGTGATCCGCCTGGAAGACGGAGAGGTGATTCATGAGGTTATTGAGACATTTGCCAGGAACCAGGGGGTCCGGGCAGCCTCACTGGTGGTTTTGGGCGGGGCTGACAAAGGCAGCGAACTGGTGACCGGACCAAAGCAGGGCCGTCGGTTCCCGGTCACGCCACAGACCCATGTCCTGGAGGAGGTCCATGAAGTGACCGGCACCGGGACCCTGTTCCCGGATGAAACCGGCAATCCGGTGCTGCACATGCACCTGGCCTGCGGCAGGGGAGACACAACGGTGACCGGGTGTATCCGCAAAGGAGTCAAGGTATGGCAGATGATGGAGGTGATACTTTATGAACTGACCGGCGCCGGCGGGGTACGCAAAAAAGATGAGGTCACCGGGTTTGCCATGTTGGTGCCCTGA
- the recD2 gene encoding SF1B family DNA helicase RecD2 — protein MADRKFSYPAVQAPQDGHSDIPANQGMIREQLRGVVDRVTYHNPDNGWSVLQILPFDAPGRRETVLVHQTKVFAGATMSFEGAWQTHPRYGRQFSATRAEEQKPASAGALEKYIGSGLIKGVGPKTAKKIVRHFRDQTLDVFENQIHRLVEVPGIAEKKLEMISAAWIEHRAIRDVMMFLQSHGISTLFSVRIYKAYGDEAIARVMDDPYCLADDFYGIGFFSADKVALSIGLATDSPRRIVAGIRHVLSAARNFGHCFLTFSQIKTQVEELLGLDLSRGLDGVLETMEADRLLMRRTLVPAPGEPSQACYYARSLYFDELYVARRMAQMTDPPDVDTTRIRRWVQLYTRSRHLQLSEEQAGAIQGITGKGVSILTGGPGCGKTTATRVLVALLEAMKRRVVLAAPTGRAAQRMGEVIGRDAKTIHRLLGWANGQFKKNEDTPLKADFLVVDESSMLDISLTASLLKAVPEGCQVVFIGDYDQLPSVGAGNVLKDLIGSGIVSCFRLTQIFRQAAQSLIIQYAHQINSGNMPWIASPFKDPSVWHKKTDCLFLDADEATAEQLQFIRRIKALTDVNKEEVTKDLDDPDLFEFRVKEPVRPYETEIQIPEKFAHVNLDQVAAAGTRVEELLAVLKKVHPWSCLHYGLTAVDVIRKLYMEWIPRYHGASMEIQILSPMTRGSLGTVNLNRVIQETANPQAPGKAQITVGQRVFRKGDRVIHRKNNYDLNVFNGDIGTITAIDAADLTLSVVFSSDTPPVQYRQADILELDLAYAVTIHKSQGSEFEAVIIPVMTQHFKMLFRNLIYTGITRAKKLAVFVGTRRALAMAVKNQDISKRQTALAQLLKDEAAG, from the coding sequence ATGGCAGACCGCAAATTTTCATATCCAGCGGTTCAGGCCCCGCAGGATGGACACTCCGATATCCCGGCGAACCAGGGGATGATCCGGGAACAGTTGCGCGGGGTGGTGGACCGGGTGACCTATCACAATCCGGACAACGGGTGGTCTGTGCTCCAGATCCTGCCTTTTGACGCGCCGGGCCGGCGGGAAACCGTGCTGGTGCATCAGACAAAGGTATTTGCCGGGGCCACCATGAGTTTTGAAGGGGCCTGGCAGACACATCCCAGATATGGGCGCCAGTTTTCCGCCACCCGGGCTGAAGAACAAAAACCCGCATCCGCCGGGGCCCTGGAAAAATATATCGGGTCCGGCCTTATCAAAGGGGTGGGGCCTAAAACCGCGAAAAAAATTGTCAGGCATTTCAGGGACCAGACCCTGGACGTGTTTGAAAACCAGATCCACCGCCTTGTGGAGGTCCCGGGTATTGCCGAAAAAAAACTGGAGATGATCTCCGCCGCCTGGATCGAACACCGGGCCATCCGGGATGTGATGATGTTTTTGCAGTCCCATGGTATTTCCACCCTGTTTTCCGTGCGCATTTACAAGGCCTATGGGGATGAGGCCATTGCCAGGGTCATGGATGACCCCTATTGCCTGGCGGATGATTTTTATGGGATCGGCTTTTTTTCCGCTGACAAGGTGGCCTTGAGCATCGGTCTGGCAACCGACAGCCCCCGGCGTATTGTTGCGGGCATCCGCCATGTGCTGTCTGCGGCCAGAAATTTCGGTCATTGTTTTCTGACCTTTTCTCAAATTAAAACGCAGGTGGAAGAACTGCTGGGCCTGGATCTGTCCCGGGGCCTGGATGGGGTGCTGGAAACCATGGAAGCCGACCGGCTGCTCATGCGCCGGACCCTGGTGCCGGCGCCCGGAGAACCCAGCCAGGCCTGTTATTATGCCAGATCTCTGTATTTTGACGAACTGTATGTGGCCCGGCGCATGGCACAGATGACCGACCCGCCGGATGTGGACACAACCCGGATCCGCCGGTGGGTCCAGCTTTATACCCGGTCCAGGCATCTGCAATTGAGTGAGGAACAGGCCGGCGCAATCCAGGGGATCACCGGCAAAGGGGTTTCCATTCTCACGGGCGGGCCGGGCTGCGGCAAGACCACAGCCACCCGGGTTTTGGTGGCGCTTCTGGAAGCCATGAAACGCCGGGTGGTGCTGGCGGCCCCCACGGGCCGGGCCGCCCAGCGCATGGGGGAGGTGATCGGCAGAGACGCCAAAACCATTCACCGGCTTTTGGGGTGGGCCAACGGGCAGTTCAAGAAAAATGAGGATACTCCCCTTAAAGCCGATTTTCTGGTGGTGGATGAAAGCTCCATGCTGGATATCAGCCTGACCGCTTCTTTGCTCAAAGCCGTGCCTGAAGGGTGTCAGGTGGTGTTTATCGGAGATTATGACCAGCTGCCGTCCGTGGGGGCCGGCAATGTGCTCAAGGACCTGATCGGGTCGGGCATTGTTTCCTGTTTCCGGTTGACGCAGATTTTCCGCCAGGCGGCCCAGTCATTGATTATTCAGTATGCCCACCAGATCAACAGCGGGAACATGCCCTGGATCGCCTCGCCGTTCAAGGACCCGTCCGTGTGGCATAAAAAAACCGACTGTCTGTTTCTGGACGCGGATGAAGCCACTGCTGAACAGCTGCAGTTCATCCGGCGGATCAAGGCCCTGACAGACGTGAATAAAGAAGAGGTGACCAAAGATCTTGATGATCCGGATCTGTTTGAGTTTCGGGTGAAAGAACCGGTGCGGCCCTACGAAACCGAGATCCAGATTCCTGAAAAATTCGCCCATGTCAACCTGGACCAGGTGGCTGCCGCCGGCACCCGGGTGGAGGAGCTTCTGGCTGTGCTTAAAAAGGTCCACCCCTGGTCTTGTTTGCATTATGGGCTGACAGCCGTGGATGTGATCCGGAAACTCTATATGGAATGGATTCCCAGATATCATGGGGCATCCATGGAAATCCAGATCCTTTCTCCCATGACAAGGGGATCCTTGGGCACGGTGAACCTGAATCGGGTGATCCAGGAGACTGCTAATCCCCAGGCGCCCGGCAAAGCCCAGATTACCGTGGGCCAGCGGGTGTTCCGGAAAGGGGACCGGGTCATCCACCGGAAAAACAATTATGATCTGAACGTATTCAACGGCGATATCGGCACGATCACCGCCATTGATGCCGCTGATCTGACCCTGTCCGTGGTGTTTTCTTCCGATACCCCGCCGGTGCAGTACCGCCAGGCCGATATCCTGGAACTGGACCTGGCCTATGCCGTGACCATCCATAAATCCCAGGGATCGGAATTCGAGGCCGTGATCATCCCGGTGATGACCCAGCATTTCAAGATGCTGTTCCGCAACCTGATCTATACCGGGATCACCCGGGCAAAGAAACTGGCCGTGTTTGTGGGCACCCGGCGGGCCCTGGCCATGGCTGTGAAAAACCAGGATATCTCAAAACGCCAGACCGCCCTGGCCCAGCTGCTTAAGGACGAAGCAGCCGGATAA
- the nfsA gene encoding oxygen-insensitive NADPH nitroreductase — protein sequence MTSVLNLLSAHRSIRKFTAKSVDETLLTSLISAAQCTSTSHHVQAYTIIQVTDADTRQKIADMAGPQPWVAQAPVFLVFCADLTRLVHACRRHNAAPETGWAEQLLVATVDTALMAQSLMLGAESVGIGGVFIGGIRNDPDLVSDLLHIPEHAYPVFGMCLGYPDDDPAPKPRLPVGAVFHKDRFPSAMEQKPLTDYDQKIQTYYEKRSPTLKDRTWTRQMADFTGQVIRPHMKAFLEKKGFFRQ from the coding sequence ATGACCTCTGTTCTGAACCTTTTGTCCGCCCACCGGTCCATCCGGAAATTCACTGCAAAATCCGTGGATGAAACCCTGCTCACATCATTGATTTCCGCAGCCCAGTGCACCAGCACGTCCCATCATGTTCAGGCATACACCATTATTCAGGTGACTGATGCGGATACGCGGCAGAAAATCGCCGACATGGCCGGTCCCCAGCCCTGGGTGGCCCAGGCCCCGGTGTTCCTGGTGTTCTGTGCCGATCTGACCCGGCTGGTGCATGCCTGCCGCCGTCATAACGCCGCCCCTGAAACCGGATGGGCCGAGCAGCTGCTGGTGGCCACTGTGGATACGGCCCTGATGGCCCAGAGTCTGATGCTGGGAGCCGAATCTGTAGGCATTGGCGGGGTGTTTATCGGCGGAATCCGCAATGACCCGGATCTGGTGAGTGACCTGCTGCACATCCCTGAACACGCATATCCCGTGTTCGGCATGTGTCTGGGATATCCGGACGATGATCCCGCTCCCAAACCCCGGCTGCCGGTGGGTGCGGTGTTTCATAAGGACCGGTTCCCTTCGGCCATGGAACAGAAACCTTTGACAGACTATGATCAAAAGATCCAGACCTATTATGAAAAACGGTCACCCACCCTCAAAGACCGGACCTGGACCCGGCAGATGGCGGATTTCACCGGCCAGGTGATCCGGCCCCACATGAAAGCCTTTCTGGAAAAAAAAGGGTTTTTCAGACAATAG
- a CDS encoding transketolase C-terminal domain-containing protein produces the protein MASVFMEGNEAVARGAMAAGCNFFAGYPITPATTIFNNMLKMLPPRDGVCIQGEDEIASMGYCIGASMAGKKVLTATSGPGISLYSEHISFAIGSEIPLVIANVQRLGPSTGSATRGADSDIQFMRWGSTSGAPVIVLAPKDAKDCLELTVHAFNFAEEFRCPVFIASNKEIGMTKESFDMDDLNLPPLVERTPYTGTGPYVPFAADPEKAPPFLPIGGTTLVRQTSSTHGPDGYITIDPQIIAAMQQRLHTKLTAAMDRITLYEETMVPDTDTLVISYGITSRAVTDAATALAAKGRPVSTLSLKTLWPVPEALLAEKAARFKKIVVIEMNLGQYVNEIKRVLCGKPVKFYGQMNGTMIPPAKIMETIENE, from the coding sequence ATGGCATCTGTATTCATGGAAGGCAACGAAGCCGTTGCCAGGGGGGCCATGGCCGCCGGCTGCAATTTTTTTGCCGGTTATCCCATTACACCGGCCACCACCATATTCAATAATATGCTTAAAATGCTGCCACCCAGAGACGGTGTCTGCATCCAGGGAGAAGACGAGATTGCATCCATGGGATACTGTATCGGTGCATCCATGGCCGGCAAAAAAGTGCTTACCGCCACTTCCGGCCCGGGTATCAGCCTGTACAGTGAACACATCTCTTTTGCCATCGGCAGTGAGATTCCGCTGGTGATCGCCAATGTTCAGCGATTAGGGCCTTCCACCGGCTCCGCCACAAGAGGGGCGGACTCGGACATCCAGTTCATGCGCTGGGGATCCACATCCGGCGCGCCCGTGATTGTCCTGGCACCCAAAGATGCAAAAGATTGTTTAGAATTGACCGTGCATGCGTTCAACTTTGCCGAAGAGTTCCGGTGTCCGGTGTTCATCGCCTCCAACAAGGAGATCGGCATGACCAAGGAAAGCTTTGACATGGATGACCTGAATCTGCCTCCCCTGGTGGAGCGCACTCCGTACACCGGCACCGGTCCCTATGTACCGTTTGCAGCCGATCCGGAAAAAGCCCCGCCGTTTCTGCCCATCGGCGGCACTACCCTGGTACGCCAGACCTCTTCCACCCACGGCCCGGACGGATATATCACCATCGATCCCCAGATCATTGCCGCCATGCAGCAACGGCTGCACACCAAACTGACCGCTGCCATGGACCGCATCACCCTGTATGAAGAAACCATGGTGCCTGACACCGACACCCTGGTCATCTCCTACGGCATCACCTCCCGGGCCGTGACAGATGCGGCGACCGCCCTGGCTGCAAAAGGCCGGCCCGTGTCCACCCTGTCTTTGAAAACCTTATGGCCGGTTCCTGAGGCCCTGCTTGCAGAAAAAGCGGCCCGATTCAAAAAAATTGTGGTGATCGAGATGAACCTGGGCCAGTACGTCAATGAGATCAAACGCGTGCTGTGCGGCAAACCCGTAAAATTTTACGGCCAGATGAACGGCACGATGATCCCCCCTGCCAAGATTATGGAGACCATTGAAAATGAATAG
- a CDS encoding AbrB/MazE/SpoVT family DNA-binding domain-containing protein yields MTELVIRKWGNSLAARIPRAIARVVNLEKDQTVTIEAKEGRIIITPVKEKKEYTLDELLNQSDPKAVVLDEDDKKWINAEPVGREW; encoded by the coding sequence ATGACAGAACTGGTGATCAGAAAATGGGGCAACAGCCTGGCGGCAAGAATACCGAGAGCCATTGCCCGCGTGGTTAATCTTGAAAAAGATCAAACCGTTACCATAGAGGCAAAAGAGGGAAGGATTATTATTACCCCGGTCAAGGAGAAAAAAGAATATACCCTGGATGAACTTTTGAATCAAAGTGATCCCAAAGCAGTTGTCCTGGATGAAGATGATAAAAAATGGATCAATGCTGAGCCTGTTGGAAGAGAATGGTAA
- the larE gene encoding ATP-dependent sacrificial sulfur transferase LarE — translation MTDESTSACDANKLTLKAGLKKLKTAAVAFSGGVDSAFLLAVAAESGLENLLAVTVESAFVTKQEIRQARQTAKDLGVAHQVVKLDILSHEQVTANTLARCYHCKNVVFSVIRRVADKNGITHVLHGVNTDDLGDFRPGLKAAEELGVRAPLVEAGFSKHRIRTCSRQMGLATWDLPSQSCLATRIPFFDVITEKALVRIDQAEQFLRSLGFFHVRVRCHGTVARIEIEAAAIEAMVAHRKQISVALKTIGFTFVSLDLDGYHTGKMNPS, via the coding sequence ATGACAGATGAATCAACTTCTGCGTGTGATGCAAACAAATTGACGCTCAAAGCCGGATTAAAAAAGTTGAAAACCGCGGCGGTGGCATTTTCCGGCGGGGTGGATTCCGCTTTTCTGCTGGCAGTGGCCGCTGAATCCGGTTTGGAGAATCTGCTGGCAGTGACTGTGGAATCCGCGTTTGTAACCAAACAGGAGATTCGGCAGGCCCGGCAGACAGCCAAAGATCTCGGGGTTGCGCATCAGGTGGTAAAACTCGATATTCTGAGCCATGAACAGGTGACGGCAAACACACTGGCGCGCTGTTATCATTGTAAAAACGTGGTATTCTCTGTGATCCGCAGGGTTGCGGACAAAAATGGGATCACCCATGTGCTGCACGGGGTGAACACCGATGATCTGGGCGATTTCCGGCCCGGTCTGAAAGCAGCCGAAGAACTGGGAGTCCGTGCCCCCCTGGTCGAGGCCGGGTTTTCCAAACACCGGATTCGTACCTGTTCCAGGCAGATGGGTCTGGCGACCTGGGACCTGCCGTCTCAATCCTGTCTGGCTACCCGGATTCCTTTTTTTGATGTGATCACAGAAAAGGCCCTGGTTCGCATTGATCAGGCCGAACAATTTCTCCGGTCTCTGGGATTTTTTCATGTCCGGGTGCGGTGCCATGGCACCGTGGCCCGCATCGAAATCGAAGCAGCCGCCATTGAAGCCATGGTGGCGCATCGCAAACAGATCTCAGTGGCCCTCAAAACGATCGGGTTCACTTTTGTAAGTCTGGACCTGGACGGGTATCACACCGGGAAAATGAATCCGAGCTAA
- the ndk gene encoding nucleoside-diphosphate kinase — MERTLSIIKPDGVAKNIIGEVIKRFESAGIKIAAMKMIHLTKSQAQGFYAVHKERPFFDSLTDFMTSGPIVVMVLEGENVIAENRKIMGATNFKEAEEGTIRREYATDIEKNVVHGSDAPETAAFEISYFFNHLEIQSR, encoded by the coding sequence GTGGAAAGAACACTGTCCATTATCAAGCCCGACGGGGTGGCAAAAAACATCATCGGCGAGGTAATCAAACGTTTTGAAAGCGCGGGCATCAAAATCGCTGCCATGAAAATGATCCACCTGACCAAATCCCAGGCCCAGGGATTTTATGCCGTTCACAAAGAACGTCCGTTTTTCGACAGCCTCACTGATTTCATGACCTCCGGTCCCATTGTTGTCATGGTGCTGGAAGGCGAAAACGTAATTGCCGAAAACCGCAAAATCATGGGTGCCACCAATTTCAAAGAAGCGGAAGAAGGTACCATCCGCCGCGAGTATGCCACTGACATTGAAAAGAATGTGGTCCACGGATCCGATGCCCCGGAAACCGCTGCTTTTGAAATCAGCTATTTTTTCAATCACCTGGAGATCCAGTCCCGGTAA
- a CDS encoding UvrD-helicase domain-containing protein → MIHPTAEQQQIIDTDPVPGQILKILAFAGTGKTTTLVAYARKRPGLRFLYLAFNKSVQQEAARKFPSNVMARTAHSLGFRVKGVPHKNRLVQRFRANQVMDALNLDNYETARFTMETLHQYLVSADPVVNFSHVPASARGHYQRQGLKMPDLVAHANRLGRLMCTGDHPDIGMLHDGYLKLYQLSDPVLNFDCILLDEAQDINPVVSAIVLSQVKSDRPEKKPAIIVVGDNHQQIYSFRGAKDTLKTLAAHQTCYLTQSFRFDNNIAKAANMVLSVFKKETRQLKGTANPKKKVPWDPHGHTIIARTNAVLFDRAVQLYKTHDIGFAGGIQGYRLDLLTSVSFLYDKTRTRVQDPFIKGFSNFGDLKSYATTVEDLELSSVCAVVEKYGPSLRSHVDRIRQTARPPEQAGILLTTAHKAKGLEWNNVLIMDDFVSLVKDGLLIDPAGADPDEFNLIYVAMTRARVHLRFHKNSSIPEFIRLLRP, encoded by the coding sequence ATGATACACCCCACCGCCGAGCAGCAGCAGATCATTGACACGGACCCGGTTCCCGGACAGATTCTCAAAATCCTGGCTTTTGCCGGTACCGGCAAGACCACCACCCTGGTGGCATATGCCCGAAAACGGCCCGGACTGCGATTTTTGTATCTGGCGTTCAACAAAAGCGTGCAGCAGGAAGCCGCCAGAAAATTTCCCTCCAATGTCATGGCCCGCACCGCCCATTCCTTAGGCTTCCGGGTCAAAGGAGTTCCTCATAAAAACCGGCTGGTGCAGCGGTTCCGGGCCAATCAGGTCATGGATGCCCTGAACCTGGATAATTATGAAACCGCGCGATTCACCATGGAAACCCTGCATCAGTACCTGGTGTCCGCTGATCCGGTGGTGAATTTTTCCCATGTTCCTGCTTCGGCCCGGGGTCATTATCAGCGTCAGGGCTTAAAAATGCCGGACCTGGTGGCCCATGCCAATCGTCTGGGGCGTCTGATGTGTACCGGGGATCATCCGGATATCGGCATGCTTCATGACGGGTATCTCAAGCTGTACCAGCTGTCCGACCCGGTTTTAAATTTCGACTGTATCCTGCTGGACGAAGCCCAGGACATCAACCCGGTGGTAAGTGCCATTGTCCTGTCCCAGGTCAAATCGGACCGGCCTGAAAAAAAACCGGCCATTATCGTGGTAGGAGACAACCACCAGCAGATCTACAGTTTCAGAGGCGCCAAAGATACCCTGAAAACGCTTGCGGCCCACCAGACCTGCTATCTGACCCAGAGTTTCCGGTTTGACAACAATATTGCCAAAGCCGCCAACATGGTGCTGTCTGTCTTTAAAAAAGAAACCCGGCAGCTTAAGGGTACGGCTAACCCGAAAAAAAAGGTCCCCTGGGATCCCCATGGCCATACGATTATCGCCCGCACCAATGCCGTGCTGTTTGACCGGGCAGTCCAGCTTTACAAAACCCATGATATCGGGTTTGCCGGCGGAATCCAGGGATACCGCCTGGATCTGCTCACATCGGTTTCATTTCTATATGACAAGACCAGGACCCGGGTTCAGGATCCCTTTATCAAAGGGTTTTCCAATTTTGGGGATCTCAAGTCCTATGCCACGACCGTGGAGGATCTGGAACTGTCTTCGGTGTGTGCGGTGGTGGAAAAATACGGCCCTTCCCTGCGGTCCCATGTGGATCGGATCAGGCAAACGGCCCGGCCCCCTGAACAGGCCGGAATTCTTTTGACCACGGCCCACAAGGCCAAGGGTCTGGAATGGAACAATGTTCTGATCATGGATGATTTTGTTTCCCTGGTCAAAGACGGCCTTCTCATTGATCCCGCCGGGGCGGATCCGGACGAGTTCAACCTGATCTATGTGGCCATGACCCGGGCCCGGGTCCATTTGCGGTTCCACAAAAACAGCAGCATTCCCGAGTTTATCCGGCTGCTTCGTCCTTAA
- a CDS encoding type II toxin-antitoxin system PemK/MazF family toxin: MAVKSQNKPYIPERGDLVWTDFDPAAGHEQMGRRPALVLSPAVFNKKILLALVAPVTSRVRGHGFEVAVAGNKISGVVLCHQIKMIDFVERGWQFAEKAPKSVVSEALAKVKVIVTE; encoded by the coding sequence ATGGCGGTAAAATCCCAAAATAAACCGTATATCCCTGAACGAGGTGACCTTGTCTGGACGGATTTTGACCCGGCAGCCGGTCATGAGCAGATGGGACGGCGACCAGCCCTGGTCCTTTCTCCTGCGGTATTCAATAAAAAAATATTGCTTGCCCTGGTTGCTCCGGTGACAAGCAGGGTCCGGGGCCATGGATTTGAGGTCGCAGTCGCTGGAAACAAGATATCCGGGGTCGTATTGTGTCATCAAATCAAGATGATCGATTTTGTTGAGCGGGGCTGGCAGTTTGCAGAAAAAGCCCCGAAATCAGTTGTAAGCGAAGCGTTGGCAAAAGTGAAAGTTATCGTAACAGAATAA
- a CDS encoding GntR family transcriptional regulator translates to MKQPKKTVPRKTKEDFTREAYMGIRRMFFHNEIIPGQKVSYGDLAKRLNMSTTPVIQALKHLEFQGLVRHEPNRGYYTENVSLAEITEIYEFRELIEVSLLSATIENIGRRGITQLKKALDSHLAAVRDIYLKERLLKDMEFHLKLAQLSDNQIQFNTLKYLFDLLYLKYRGNILFVTPMDRVDNEHIQLYEAIENKDLAQARAVLSRHIANVKKHAIESTRRALQEKRIKMV, encoded by the coding sequence ATGAAACAACCAAAAAAGACCGTGCCCAGAAAAACCAAGGAAGATTTCACCCGGGAAGCCTATATGGGCATCCGCCGGATGTTTTTTCACAACGAGATTATCCCGGGCCAGAAAGTATCATATGGAGATCTGGCCAAACGGCTGAACATGAGCACCACCCCGGTGATCCAGGCGCTGAAGCATCTGGAGTTCCAGGGGCTGGTCCGGCATGAGCCCAACAGGGGATATTATACTGAAAACGTGAGCCTGGCCGAGATTACCGAGATTTATGAGTTCCGGGAACTCATCGAGGTGTCGCTTTTGTCCGCCACCATCGAAAACATCGGCAGACGCGGGATCACCCAGTTGAAAAAAGCCCTGGACAGCCATCTGGCTGCCGTCAGGGATATTTATCTCAAAGAACGGCTGCTCAAGGACATGGAGTTTCATCTGAAACTGGCCCAGCTCTCCGACAACCAGATTCAGTTCAACACCCTGAAATATCTGTTTGATCTGCTGTATCTTAAATACCGGGGCAATATTTTGTTTGTCACGCCCATGGACCGGGTGGACAATGAGCACATTCAACTGTATGAAGCCATTGAAAACAAAGACCTGGCCCAGGCCCGTGCCGTGCTGTCCCGCCATATCGCCAACGTGAAAAAGCATGCCATTGAAAGTACCCGACGGGCATTGCAGGAAAAGCGCATTAAGATGGTGTGA